A section of the Anabaena cylindrica PCC 7122 genome encodes:
- a CDS encoding DUF3536 domain-containing protein yields the protein MTSAAETPVSSGSKLQSNQDFQHTLNNDPLTQSQGVYVTVHGHFYQPPRENPYLDAIERQPSAAPFHDWNERIHWECYRPNAFARVLNDRNELVGIVNNYEYMSFNIGPTLMSWLERYDMEVYERILEADAKSSQRLHGHGNAIAQVYNHIIMPLANERDKHTQIRWGKEDFKSRFGRDPEGIWLAETAVDYATLQALVDEDIRFIVLAPSQAQRCRPLGTQDDSQPQWHEVGGSQIDPTRPYRCYLKPSLSIASSPLSSTNVTNSDKTEGLPYIDIFFYDGPISRDMGFSDVVYNSHHFAGRVGAAVRGDHRPAQLISVATDGETFGHHKKGTEKTLAYAFIDEFPRHGWTVTNFAHYLSLNPPSWEVELKSITAWSCAHGVDRWQDDCGCGGEGGVWHQQWRRPLRNALNWLRDQLIEVYEECGSKLFRDPWLARDEYIQVLRDRSPANVTRFLSQHQTHKLTATEQIDALRLLEMQRHALFMFTSCGWFFEEISRPEGTQILRYASRALELAGDVAGIQLEKGFLKHLGLAPSNVEQFKHGAEIYRQLVLTAQIGFKQVASHYAITSLFNNHNNAPAVQNGDEHLKAYQKRVYCYTAHELDYQMQRMGALSMAVGQLKLVSEITWESENLVFAVLHLGGWDFHCCIQPFTGRRDYTHLKEKLFASLQRASAAHAILVMTQLLGDEAFSLQNLFAEERHRIMRLLSQETLTRLDQLYTQAYRENYGVIMAFHRDELEVPQELQVAAEIALSYRCMMTLKSLDQDIAEPQLSWNHILELEAIATEAKNLRCQLNIPEGKQILEQLIVRSLGQLLHDANGSFGTDIQRLEKLIDVGYQLNLGISLEKSQELYFSCLHHHIIPLCLSNFNNPAEANQCSQLLKLGQKLAVDVSMILKKLA from the coding sequence ATGACTTCTGCTGCTGAAACGCCAGTTAGCTCCGGCTCAAAATTGCAATCAAACCAAGATTTTCAACATACCCTAAATAACGATCCCCTGACACAATCTCAGGGTGTATATGTAACTGTACATGGTCATTTTTACCAGCCACCAAGAGAAAATCCTTATTTAGATGCAATCGAACGCCAACCCAGTGCTGCACCTTTTCATGATTGGAATGAACGCATTCATTGGGAATGCTATCGCCCCAATGCCTTTGCCAGAGTGTTAAATGACCGCAACGAATTGGTGGGGATCGTCAATAATTATGAATACATGAGCTTTAATATCGGGCCAACGCTGATGTCGTGGTTGGAACGTTACGATATGGAAGTTTATGAGCGAATTTTGGAGGCTGATGCGAAGAGTAGTCAAAGATTGCATGGTCATGGAAATGCGATCGCTCAAGTATACAATCACATCATCATGCCTCTGGCCAATGAACGAGATAAACATACCCAAATTCGCTGGGGTAAAGAAGATTTCAAATCCAGATTTGGCCGTGATCCCGAAGGTATCTGGTTGGCTGAAACTGCTGTAGATTATGCCACTCTACAAGCTTTAGTAGACGAGGATATTCGCTTTATTGTCCTCGCACCATCCCAAGCCCAACGCTGTCGCCCCCTAGGAACACAAGACGATTCCCAACCTCAATGGCATGAAGTAGGTGGTAGTCAAATTGATCCCACCCGTCCCTATCGTTGTTATTTAAAACCTTCCCTGAGTATTGCCTCTTCTCCTCTGAGTTCAACTAATGTGACTAACTCAGATAAAACAGAAGGTTTACCTTATATTGATATCTTCTTCTACGATGGCCCGATTTCGCGGGATATGGGTTTTAGTGATGTGGTTTATAATTCCCATCACTTTGCAGGTAGGGTTGGTGCAGCAGTACGCGGGGATCATCGTCCAGCCCAGTTAATCTCTGTAGCGACTGATGGAGAAACCTTTGGACATCACAAAAAAGGAACTGAGAAAACCTTAGCTTATGCCTTTATTGACGAGTTTCCTCGTCACGGTTGGACGGTAACAAACTTTGCTCACTATTTGAGTTTAAATCCTCCTAGTTGGGAAGTGGAATTAAAGTCAATTACAGCTTGGAGTTGCGCCCACGGTGTAGACAGATGGCAGGATGATTGTGGTTGTGGTGGAGAAGGGGGTGTATGGCATCAACAATGGCGAAGACCGTTGCGGAATGCTTTAAACTGGCTACGGGATCAGTTAATTGAAGTCTATGAGGAATGTGGCAGCAAATTATTTCGTGATCCCTGGTTAGCGAGGGATGAATATATTCAAGTTTTGCGCGATCGCTCTCCGGCCAATGTTACTCGTTTTCTCTCCCAACATCAAACCCACAAACTGACAGCCACAGAACAAATAGATGCTTTGCGTTTATTGGAAATGCAGCGTCATGCTTTGTTCATGTTCACCAGTTGCGGCTGGTTTTTTGAAGAAATATCCCGCCCTGAAGGAACGCAAATTCTCCGTTATGCCTCCCGTGCTTTAGAATTAGCCGGAGATGTCGCTGGTATACAGTTAGAAAAAGGTTTCCTCAAACATTTGGGTTTAGCCCCTAGTAATGTTGAACAGTTTAAGCATGGTGCAGAAATTTATCGTCAGTTGGTGCTAACTGCCCAAATCGGGTTTAAACAAGTTGCGTCCCATTACGCCATTACTTCCCTATTTAATAATCACAACAATGCACCTGCGGTACAGAATGGGGATGAACACCTCAAAGCTTACCAAAAGCGCGTTTATTGCTATACCGCCCATGAACTAGATTATCAAATGCAGCGTATGGGCGCGTTAAGTATGGCAGTAGGACAATTAAAACTAGTGTCAGAAATTACTTGGGAAAGTGAAAATTTAGTATTTGCGGTTCTGCATTTAGGCGGTTGGGATTTTCATTGCTGCATTCAACCATTTACAGGCAGACGTGATTACACACACTTGAAAGAAAAGTTATTTGCATCTTTACAACGAGCAAGCGCGGCTCACGCTATTTTAGTGATGACGCAACTTTTAGGGGATGAAGCCTTTAGTTTACAAAATTTATTTGCCGAAGAACGCCACCGGATTATGCGGCTGTTAAGTCAGGAAACACTGACAAGACTCGACCAATTGTATACCCAAGCATACCGTGAAAATTACGGTGTGATTATGGCGTTTCATCGGGATGAGTTAGAAGTTCCCCAAGAATTGCAGGTAGCAGCGGAGATTGCTTTAAGTTATCGCTGTATGATGACCTTGAAATCTCTGGATCAAGATATTGCTGAACCGCAATTAAGTTGGAATCACATATTAGAATTAGAAGCGATCGCCACCGAAGCTAAAAATCTGCGTTGTCAGCTAAATATACCGGAAGGTAAGCAGATATTAGAACAGTTAATTGTGCGTTCTCTGGGACAACTTCTGCACGATGCGAATGGTTCTTTTGGTACAGATATCCAGCGTTTAGAAAAACTCATTGATGTAGGATATCAGCTAAATCTAGGGATTTCTTTAGAAAAATCCCAAGAACTCTACTTTAGCTGTTTGCATCATCACATAATCCCCCTGTGTCTTAGCAACTTTAACAATCCAGCAGAAGCTAATCAGTGTAGTCAATTGTTAAAATTAGGGCAAAAATTAGCAGTAGATGTCAGCATGATTTTGAAAAAGTTGGCTTAG